From Labeo rohita strain BAU-BD-2019 chromosome 18, IGBB_LRoh.1.0, whole genome shotgun sequence, the proteins below share one genomic window:
- the LOC127180476 gene encoding semaphorin-7A isoform X1: MDRTCFCVLFIFISCVSSTKVHYDARVTVKNEGITRFSFENNNINLVKLVSTSDNEVIWVGGNDVLYSINPTQGIKPHKVDVTLCKDESKDLDTSHHLYRISLLRESIDNNLLFICRSHDANTVCCNMSSSYSPIDCFTSENYEPDINEPSLLVNNMLYFTKSEKGLYRINKDDKNDNIWSQSSQAEQTYLKLIAGKGQHQDKVYSFFAEKHKRKDSELEHWIPRVSQSCMNDRGGSKSQLQSSWTSMIYTRLFCGKGYEFTQMIDVATLETDNTTKIYALFRNYWNMSAVCVYDINEISNIFTSSKFISNKVPANHRPGTCVTDSTTLSGEVLGFMKERPEMKDSVMPENGPLLFQHHHYTHIQVDRVRGHTVLLLSLESGRIHKVLEKPVFVIAEYLPFPQGTHITSMLLDASKKHLYVSSSNEVVQIDLQTCHMYGNDCKECRLSRDPYCGWEGLRCTSTAKKSVLDIKDCTDMPEAAPSKTGTGGQMPVQVLPSSKHFLHCKITSHHATYHWKHGETHEECVHSKQDCLYLIDSMNKTHEGTYECMSSEDGYNRMVVRYELSMSRSDALSLTPALLLLLTTSRVLLQNLFF; encoded by the exons ATGGATCGGACGTGTTTTTGTGTGCTGTTCATATTCATTTCATGTGTCAGTTCGACAAAAGTACATTATGATGCTCGAGTGACGGTGAAAAATGAAG GTATAACCAGGttttcttttgaaaacaataatattaatttggTGAAGCTTGTCAGCACTTCTGATAACGAAGTCATATGGGTCGGAGGAAACGACGTCCTCTATTCTATCAACCCAACACAAGGCATCAAACCCCATAAG GTGGATGTGACTCTTTGTAAGGATGAAAGCAAAGATTTAGACACTTCT CACCATTTATACAGGATCTCTCTGCTCAGAGAAAGCATTGACAACAATCTCCTGTTCATCTGTAGATCACATGATGCAAATACAGTGTGCTGTAACATG AGCTCCAGCTATTCTCCGATAGACTGCTTCACATCAGAAAATTACGAGCCGGATATTAATGAGCCGTCATTACTTGTCA ATAATATGCTGTACTTTACCAAGTCTGAGAAGGGATTGTACAGGATCAACAAGGatgacaaaaatgacaacatttggTCTCAGTCGAGTCAAGCAG AGCAAACATACCTGAAGCTGATTGCTGGTAAAGGCCAACACCAGGACAAAGTTTATTCCTTCTTCGCagagaaacacaaaagaaaagacAGTGAATTGGAGCACTGGATTCCACGAGTCTCTCAGAGCTGCATG AACGACAGAGGCGGTTCTAAGAGTCAACTACAGAGCAGCTGGACGTCCATGATTTACACCCGTCTGTTCTGTGGCAAAGGATATGAATTCACTCAGATGATAGATGTGGCCACACTAGAAACGGACAACACCACCAAAATATATGCGCTTTTCAGAAACTATTG GAATATGAgtgctgtgtgtgtttatgacaTTAATGAAATCAGCAATATCTTCACTTCCTCTAAATTCATCTCCAACAAAGTTCCTGCGAATCACCGGCCTGGAACG tgtgTGACTGACAGTACTACTCTAAGCGGTGAAGTGCTGGGGTTTATGAAGGAGcgtccagagatgaaggattcAGTGATGCCAGAGAACGGCCCCTTGCTGTTCCAACACCACCATTACACTCACATCCAGGTGGACCGGGTACGAGGCCACACCGTCCTGCTTCTGTCCCTAG AAAGTGGACGGATTCATAAAGTGTTGGAAAAGCCTGTTTTTGTGATTGCGGAGTATCTGCCATTTCCACAAGGGACGCACATCACCAGCATGCTGCTGGACGCTTCGAAG AAGCATCTGTATGTGAGTTCCAGTAACGAGGTTGTTCAGATTGACCTGCAGACATGTCATATGTATGGAAATGACTGTAAAGAGTGCAGATTATCTAGAGACCCCTACTGTGGTTGGGAGGGTTTGCGCTGCACCTCCACAGCAAA AAAATCAGTTCTGGACATCAAAGACTGCA CAGATATGCCTGAAGCGGCACCATCAAAGACTGGAACCGGTGGTCAGATGCCAGTGCAAGTCCTGCCATCCTCTAAACACTTCCTGCATTGCAAAATAACGTCACACCACGCCACGTACCACTGGAAACACGGTGAGACGCACGAGGAGTGTGTTCATTCCAAGCAGGACTGTTTGTATCTCATTGACAGTATGAACAAAACTCACGAAGGGACGTACGAATGCATGTCGTCAGAGGACGGCTATAACAGGATGGTCGTCCGATACGAGCTCAGCATGAGCCGCTCAGACGCACTCAGTCTCACTCCTGCACTGCTACTGCTGCTCACAACGTCTCGTGTCCTGCTGCAGAACTTGTTCTTTTGA
- the LOC127180476 gene encoding semaphorin-7A isoform X3, translated as MDRTCFCVLFIFISCVSSTKVHYDARVTVKNEGITRFSFENNNINLVKLVSTSDNEVIWVGGNDVLYSINPTQGIKPHKVDVTLCKDESKDLDTSHHLYRISLLRESIDNNLLFICRSHDANTVCCNMSSSYSPIDCFTSENYEPDINEPSLLVNNMLYFTKSEKGLYRINKDDKNDNIWSQSSQAEQTYLKLIAGKGQHQDKVYSFFAEKHKRKDSELEHWIPRVSQSCMNDRGGSKSQLQSSWTSMIYTRLFCGKGYEFTQMIDVATLETDNTTKIYALFRNYWNMSAVCVYDINEISNIFTSSKFISNKVPANHRPGTCVTDSTTLSGEVLGFMKERPEMKDSVMPENGPLLFQHHHYTHIQVDRVRGHTVLLLSLESGRIHKVLEKPVFVIAEYLPFPQGTHITSMLLDASKHLYVSSSNEVVQIDLQTCHMYGNDCKECRLSRDPYCGWEGLRCTSTAKKSVLDIKDCTDMPEAAPSKTGTGGQMPVQVLPSSKHFLHCKITSHHATYHWKHGETHEECVHSKQDCLYLIDSMNKTHEGTYECMSSEDGYNRMVVRYELSMSRSDALSLTPALLLLLTTSRVLLQNLFF; from the exons ATGGATCGGACGTGTTTTTGTGTGCTGTTCATATTCATTTCATGTGTCAGTTCGACAAAAGTACATTATGATGCTCGAGTGACGGTGAAAAATGAAG GTATAACCAGGttttcttttgaaaacaataatattaatttggTGAAGCTTGTCAGCACTTCTGATAACGAAGTCATATGGGTCGGAGGAAACGACGTCCTCTATTCTATCAACCCAACACAAGGCATCAAACCCCATAAG GTGGATGTGACTCTTTGTAAGGATGAAAGCAAAGATTTAGACACTTCT CACCATTTATACAGGATCTCTCTGCTCAGAGAAAGCATTGACAACAATCTCCTGTTCATCTGTAGATCACATGATGCAAATACAGTGTGCTGTAACATG AGCTCCAGCTATTCTCCGATAGACTGCTTCACATCAGAAAATTACGAGCCGGATATTAATGAGCCGTCATTACTTGTCA ATAATATGCTGTACTTTACCAAGTCTGAGAAGGGATTGTACAGGATCAACAAGGatgacaaaaatgacaacatttggTCTCAGTCGAGTCAAGCAG AGCAAACATACCTGAAGCTGATTGCTGGTAAAGGCCAACACCAGGACAAAGTTTATTCCTTCTTCGCagagaaacacaaaagaaaagacAGTGAATTGGAGCACTGGATTCCACGAGTCTCTCAGAGCTGCATG AACGACAGAGGCGGTTCTAAGAGTCAACTACAGAGCAGCTGGACGTCCATGATTTACACCCGTCTGTTCTGTGGCAAAGGATATGAATTCACTCAGATGATAGATGTGGCCACACTAGAAACGGACAACACCACCAAAATATATGCGCTTTTCAGAAACTATTG GAATATGAgtgctgtgtgtgtttatgacaTTAATGAAATCAGCAATATCTTCACTTCCTCTAAATTCATCTCCAACAAAGTTCCTGCGAATCACCGGCCTGGAACG tgtgTGACTGACAGTACTACTCTAAGCGGTGAAGTGCTGGGGTTTATGAAGGAGcgtccagagatgaaggattcAGTGATGCCAGAGAACGGCCCCTTGCTGTTCCAACACCACCATTACACTCACATCCAGGTGGACCGGGTACGAGGCCACACCGTCCTGCTTCTGTCCCTAG AAAGTGGACGGATTCATAAAGTGTTGGAAAAGCCTGTTTTTGTGATTGCGGAGTATCTGCCATTTCCACAAGGGACGCACATCACCAGCATGCTGCTGGACGCTTCGAAG CATCTGTATGTGAGTTCCAGTAACGAGGTTGTTCAGATTGACCTGCAGACATGTCATATGTATGGAAATGACTGTAAAGAGTGCAGATTATCTAGAGACCCCTACTGTGGTTGGGAGGGTTTGCGCTGCACCTCCACAGCAAA AAAATCAGTTCTGGACATCAAAGACTGCA CAGATATGCCTGAAGCGGCACCATCAAAGACTGGAACCGGTGGTCAGATGCCAGTGCAAGTCCTGCCATCCTCTAAACACTTCCTGCATTGCAAAATAACGTCACACCACGCCACGTACCACTGGAAACACGGTGAGACGCACGAGGAGTGTGTTCATTCCAAGCAGGACTGTTTGTATCTCATTGACAGTATGAACAAAACTCACGAAGGGACGTACGAATGCATGTCGTCAGAGGACGGCTATAACAGGATGGTCGTCCGATACGAGCTCAGCATGAGCCGCTCAGACGCACTCAGTCTCACTCCTGCACTGCTACTGCTGCTCACAACGTCTCGTGTCCTGCTGCAGAACTTGTTCTTTTGA
- the LOC127180476 gene encoding semaphorin-7A isoform X2, with product MDRTCFCVLFIFISCVSSTKVHYDARVTVKNEGITRFSFENNNINLVKLVSTSDNEVIWVGGNDVLYSINPTQGIKPHKVDVTLCKDESKDLDTSHHLYRISLLRESIDNNLLFICRSHDANTVCCNMSSSYSPIDCFTSENYEPDINEPSLLVNNMLYFTKSEKGLYRINKDDKNDNIWSQSSQAEQTYLKLIAGKGQHQDKVYSFFAEKHKRKDSELEHWIPRVSQSCMNDRGGSKSQLQSSWTSMIYTRLFCGKGYEFTQMIDVATLETDNTTKIYALFRNYWNMSAVCVYDINEISNIFTSSKFISNKVPANHRPGTCVTDSTTLSGEVLGFMKERPEMKDSVMPENGPLLFQHHHYTHIQVDRVRGHTVLLLSLESGRIHKVLEKPVFVIAEYLPFPQGTHITSMLLDASKKHLYVSSSNEVVQIDLQTCHMYGNDCKECRLSRDPYCGWEGLRCTSTAKKSVLDIKDCNMPEAAPSKTGTGGQMPVQVLPSSKHFLHCKITSHHATYHWKHGETHEECVHSKQDCLYLIDSMNKTHEGTYECMSSEDGYNRMVVRYELSMSRSDALSLTPALLLLLTTSRVLLQNLFF from the exons ATGGATCGGACGTGTTTTTGTGTGCTGTTCATATTCATTTCATGTGTCAGTTCGACAAAAGTACATTATGATGCTCGAGTGACGGTGAAAAATGAAG GTATAACCAGGttttcttttgaaaacaataatattaatttggTGAAGCTTGTCAGCACTTCTGATAACGAAGTCATATGGGTCGGAGGAAACGACGTCCTCTATTCTATCAACCCAACACAAGGCATCAAACCCCATAAG GTGGATGTGACTCTTTGTAAGGATGAAAGCAAAGATTTAGACACTTCT CACCATTTATACAGGATCTCTCTGCTCAGAGAAAGCATTGACAACAATCTCCTGTTCATCTGTAGATCACATGATGCAAATACAGTGTGCTGTAACATG AGCTCCAGCTATTCTCCGATAGACTGCTTCACATCAGAAAATTACGAGCCGGATATTAATGAGCCGTCATTACTTGTCA ATAATATGCTGTACTTTACCAAGTCTGAGAAGGGATTGTACAGGATCAACAAGGatgacaaaaatgacaacatttggTCTCAGTCGAGTCAAGCAG AGCAAACATACCTGAAGCTGATTGCTGGTAAAGGCCAACACCAGGACAAAGTTTATTCCTTCTTCGCagagaaacacaaaagaaaagacAGTGAATTGGAGCACTGGATTCCACGAGTCTCTCAGAGCTGCATG AACGACAGAGGCGGTTCTAAGAGTCAACTACAGAGCAGCTGGACGTCCATGATTTACACCCGTCTGTTCTGTGGCAAAGGATATGAATTCACTCAGATGATAGATGTGGCCACACTAGAAACGGACAACACCACCAAAATATATGCGCTTTTCAGAAACTATTG GAATATGAgtgctgtgtgtgtttatgacaTTAATGAAATCAGCAATATCTTCACTTCCTCTAAATTCATCTCCAACAAAGTTCCTGCGAATCACCGGCCTGGAACG tgtgTGACTGACAGTACTACTCTAAGCGGTGAAGTGCTGGGGTTTATGAAGGAGcgtccagagatgaaggattcAGTGATGCCAGAGAACGGCCCCTTGCTGTTCCAACACCACCATTACACTCACATCCAGGTGGACCGGGTACGAGGCCACACCGTCCTGCTTCTGTCCCTAG AAAGTGGACGGATTCATAAAGTGTTGGAAAAGCCTGTTTTTGTGATTGCGGAGTATCTGCCATTTCCACAAGGGACGCACATCACCAGCATGCTGCTGGACGCTTCGAAG AAGCATCTGTATGTGAGTTCCAGTAACGAGGTTGTTCAGATTGACCTGCAGACATGTCATATGTATGGAAATGACTGTAAAGAGTGCAGATTATCTAGAGACCCCTACTGTGGTTGGGAGGGTTTGCGCTGCACCTCCACAGCAAA AAAATCAGTTCTGGACATCAAAGACTGCA ATATGCCTGAAGCGGCACCATCAAAGACTGGAACCGGTGGTCAGATGCCAGTGCAAGTCCTGCCATCCTCTAAACACTTCCTGCATTGCAAAATAACGTCACACCACGCCACGTACCACTGGAAACACGGTGAGACGCACGAGGAGTGTGTTCATTCCAAGCAGGACTGTTTGTATCTCATTGACAGTATGAACAAAACTCACGAAGGGACGTACGAATGCATGTCGTCAGAGGACGGCTATAACAGGATGGTCGTCCGATACGAGCTCAGCATGAGCCGCTCAGACGCACTCAGTCTCACTCCTGCACTGCTACTGCTGCTCACAACGTCTCGTGTCCTGCTGCAGAACTTGTTCTTTTGA